The genomic DNA GTAGATCAGCTCGTTGCCGACGCCTTCGCCGGACTGCACGACGTCGAACGAGAACAGCAGGTGCTGGCCGGAGATCCAGGCGCCGAGGGCGACGCCCATGTAGAGGCCGATCTTGGTCTTGTTCACCGGGACGCCGACCGCGCGGGCCGCGTCCTTGTTGCCGCCGACCGCGAAGATCCAGTTGCCGACCCGGGTGCGCAGCAGGATCCAGGAGGCGACGGCGACCAGGCCGAACCACCACAGGATGGTGACCTTGAAGTCGACGCCGCCGATGGTGAACGTCGACGCGAAGAGGTCGTGCGCGGAGGAGAAGCCCTCCATGTCGGAGATCGACTTGGTGGAGACCGTGCCGCTGATCAGCTTGGTGAAGCCGAGGTTCATGCCGGTCAGCATCAGGAACGTGCCGAGCGTGATGATGAAGCTCGGCAGATTGGTGCGGGTCAGCATGACGCCGTTGAAGGCGCCGATCGCCAGCGTGACGAGCAGCGAGACGCCGACGCCCACCCAGACGTTGGCGGTCATCTGGTAGCTGAACATCGACGAGACCAGCGCC from Streptomyces avermitilis MA-4680 = NBRC 14893 includes the following:
- a CDS encoding ABC transporter permease, encoding MTATTADERLLRTSPLRKLLGRPELGSVVGAVAVFVFFAIVADSFLRAASLSTVLYASSTIGIMAVPVALLMIGGEFDLSAGVLVTSSALVSSMFSYQMTANVWVGVGVSLLVTLAIGAFNGVMLTRTNLPSFIITLGTFLMLTGMNLGFTKLISGTVSTKSISDMEGFSSAHDLFASTFTIGGVDFKVTILWWFGLVAVASWILLRTRVGNWIFAVGGNKDAARAVGVPVNKTKIGLYMGVALGAWISGQHLLFSFDVVQSGEGVGNELIYIIAAVIGGCLITGGYGSAVGSAVGAFIFGMTSKGIVFAEWNPDWFKFFLGAMLLLATLLNAWVRKRAEATK